Proteins encoded within one genomic window of Candidatus Brevundimonas colombiensis:
- a CDS encoding ATP-binding protein has translation MSVKQIAALLTSHIEGDDEQFLSIALQVAASEARAGRTDDAERLKRIVQRARDQKRAPIAGRATPVPLARPRGELQGLVESTYPKTTLNSMVLSDDVRSRLDRLVREQQERAVLRDHGQAPATHLLLVGPPGTGKTMTASALAGELRLPLFTVRLESLFSRFFGETAGKLRLLFDQVAQTRGVYLLDEFDAIGQRRAESNDVGEIRRVLNSVLAFMEEPNSTDSLVIAATNHAEVLDTALARRFDEVVSYELPDAAGAREVVRRRLGRFKLTDKAWKGVADDAEGLSQGELTRAADAVVKLAILEGSKTAPADALGKALKDRQAFRAQFHRTA, from the coding sequence ATGTCCGTCAAGCAGATCGCCGCTCTCCTGACCTCCCACATCGAGGGCGATGACGAACAATTCCTGTCGATCGCCTTGCAGGTAGCCGCCAGCGAAGCGCGAGCCGGTCGCACCGATGATGCGGAACGCCTGAAGCGGATCGTTCAACGTGCGCGTGATCAGAAGCGCGCGCCCATAGCGGGCCGCGCCACGCCTGTTCCGCTCGCGCGTCCTCGGGGAGAACTCCAGGGTCTCGTCGAAAGCACCTATCCCAAGACGACCTTGAACAGCATGGTCCTGTCCGACGACGTCCGTTCGAGGCTCGATCGGTTGGTGCGGGAACAGCAGGAGCGCGCCGTTCTGCGCGATCATGGCCAGGCGCCGGCGACCCACCTTCTTCTGGTCGGCCCACCGGGAACCGGCAAGACTATGACAGCGTCAGCCTTAGCGGGCGAACTTCGTCTGCCTCTTTTCACCGTGCGGCTGGAATCTCTGTTTAGCCGCTTCTTTGGTGAGACCGCTGGCAAACTTCGCTTGCTGTTCGATCAGGTTGCCCAGACGCGCGGCGTCTATCTGCTCGATGAATTCGATGCGATCGGCCAACGCCGCGCCGAATCCAACGATGTGGGCGAGATTCGGCGCGTTCTAAATTCGGTGTTGGCGTTCATGGAAGAGCCCAACTCAACCGACAGCCTGGTCATCGCCGCCACCAACCATGCCGAAGTGCTGGATACGGCCTTGGCGCGCCGGTTCGACGAAGTGGTCTCCTACGAACTGCCCGACGCCGCCGGCGCGCGCGAAGTGGTGAGGCGGCGTTTGGGGCGGTTCAAGCTGACCGACAAGGCTTGGAAGGGCGTCGCCGACGACGCCGAAGGTCTCAGCCAGGGTGAACTTACGCGTGCAGCCGACGCGGTCGTGAAGCTGGCCATTCTGGAAGGCAGCAAAACCGCACCTGCCGATGCTCTGGGCAAGGCCCTGAAAGACCGACAGGCTTTCCGCGCGCAGTTCCATCGGACGGCTTGA
- a CDS encoding aspartyl protease family protein: protein MLVSLLATVTLSAAHGAVHSPAQTASPAAASAADRAPAVSPSRSTPLSRDTRGRPIIAATINGQGAYAMVLDTAAQTSLVTAPLARDLGLPALGQQMSIAGASGQVQADLYGVDRFSTDLFDAEGVALLALPNAGATEARGIVGMEMFAGGRLTFDPAAHAVTYQPSDAPAEGYAVVKGRLDETGLLVVPVEIDGVAFDALVDTGAAVSVASGGALKALGWGPNDPRLKPAGAITGAGRQETLVQSGHVGLVRLGPVNFRDLNLVFTPDVPAEKAAETAPKPTLILGSDLLGALDAFALDFPKAELLIRVP from the coding sequence TTGCTCGTTTCCCTTCTCGCCACCGTCACGCTGAGCGCCGCCCATGGCGCCGTTCACAGCCCAGCCCAAACTGCTTCGCCTGCGGCGGCGTCCGCTGCCGATCGCGCGCCGGCCGTATCGCCGTCCCGGTCCACACCTCTGTCGCGTGACACGCGGGGGCGACCGATCATCGCGGCGACGATCAACGGACAGGGGGCCTACGCCATGGTGCTGGACACCGCGGCCCAGACCAGTCTTGTCACCGCGCCGCTGGCGCGCGACCTGGGTCTGCCCGCGCTGGGCCAGCAGATGAGCATCGCCGGGGCCAGCGGTCAGGTTCAGGCCGACCTCTACGGCGTCGATCGCTTCTCGACGGATCTATTCGACGCCGAGGGTGTCGCCTTGCTCGCCCTTCCCAACGCCGGCGCCACCGAGGCGCGCGGCATCGTGGGGATGGAAATGTTCGCCGGGGGGCGGCTGACGTTCGACCCAGCCGCTCACGCCGTCACCTATCAGCCGTCGGATGCGCCCGCTGAAGGCTACGCCGTCGTCAAGGGGCGGCTGGACGAAACGGGTCTGCTGGTCGTGCCGGTGGAAATCGACGGCGTGGCGTTCGACGCCCTGGTCGATACGGGCGCTGCGGTCTCGGTCGCGTCGGGCGGCGCGCTGAAAGCGCTGGGCTGGGGTCCGAATGATCCGCGGCTGAAGCCCGCCGGCGCCATCACCGGTGCAGGACGTCAGGAAACGTTGGTCCAATCCGGCCATGTCGGCCTCGTTCGGCTCGGCCCGGTTAATTTCCGTGACCTGAACCTGGTCTTCACGCCGGATGTCCCGGCGGAAAAGGCCGCCGAAACGGCGCCCAAGCCCACTCTCATCCTAGGCTCAGACCTGCTTGGCGCGCTCGACGCTTTCGCCCTCGACTTCCCCAAGGCCGAACTGCTGATCCGCGTTCCGTGA
- a CDS encoding glycoside hydrolase family 3 N-terminal domain-containing protein, giving the protein MSASAQTVRDVASSQAHPAIWPHSASPSVLSDPESEGFIAALLARMTIEEKVGQTIQADIASIRAEDLLRYPLGSVLAGGSSGPGGDDRASATAWVDLIRGFREAAQQRPGAQVPLMFGIDAVHGNNNVPGATIFPHNIGLGAARDPDLIHRIGTATAQEVAAVGAEWTFGPTLAVPRNDRWGRTYEGYSENPEVQRSYAAQMTQGLQGSLEAGRPVDPYHIAGSAKHFLADGGTTDGRDQGDAEMSEQELIDIHLSGYTQAIDAGILTIMPSFSSWNGVKVTGNRSLLTDVLRGPLGFKGFTIGDWNAHGQLPGCSNTSCALAFNSGLDMFMAPDSWRGLYDNTLAQVRSGEIPMQRLDEAVTRILRVKVKLGLFDAKRHEIAGRLDLLNTNEHRALAREAVRKSIVLLKNEGSVLPIRPGARVLVAGPAADDIGRASGGWTISWQGTGNKNTDFPLGQSVFGGIEESVREIGGRANLSGDGSFSEKPDVAIVVFSEQPYAETLGDVRNLEYRPEEPLAILRRLKAAGIPTVSVFLSGRPLWVNPELNASDAFVAGWLPGSQAGAVGEVLVAGRDGKPRNDFVGRLSFSWPRTAVGEPLNIGQPNYDPLFAYGYGLTYRTPGHVGALSEESGVAPVIVNLDRLFTGGGAQAPWTLTFRDMAGVTELGTEALTTPQGVVYAKVDSSAQEDGFSLTLPQGGMVQIAGDASDFSPVAERALTFRLRLDAAPAASMMVGMGFSLLDLQPLLPGVGEWKTLSIPLSCLTAAGVDLSSVDHPFTLMTMGPARLSLADIVIAAPAPGAVCPPVARMGL; this is encoded by the coding sequence ATGTCAGCTTCGGCGCAGACGGTGCGAGATGTCGCATCATCGCAGGCTCATCCGGCAATCTGGCCGCATTCCGCCAGCCCTTCTGTCCTATCTGACCCCGAAAGCGAAGGTTTCATCGCCGCATTGCTGGCGCGGATGACCATCGAGGAAAAAGTCGGCCAGACCATTCAGGCCGATATTGCATCGATCCGCGCGGAAGATTTGCTGAGATATCCGCTGGGTTCCGTTCTTGCTGGCGGCAGTTCCGGGCCCGGCGGCGATGACAGGGCTTCGGCGACGGCATGGGTCGACCTGATCCGTGGGTTCAGAGAGGCCGCGCAGCAGCGTCCCGGCGCACAGGTGCCGTTGATGTTCGGCATCGATGCCGTTCATGGCAACAACAATGTGCCGGGCGCCACCATCTTCCCCCACAACATCGGATTGGGCGCGGCGCGCGATCCGGATCTCATCCATCGAATTGGAACGGCGACGGCCCAGGAAGTGGCCGCCGTTGGCGCTGAATGGACGTTTGGGCCGACGCTGGCGGTTCCGCGCAATGATCGCTGGGGCCGGACCTACGAGGGATACAGCGAAAACCCTGAGGTTCAGCGATCCTATGCCGCCCAGATGACGCAAGGGCTGCAGGGGAGTCTGGAGGCTGGCCGCCCGGTCGACCCCTATCACATTGCAGGCTCGGCCAAGCATTTCCTGGCTGACGGAGGGACGACCGATGGTCGCGACCAGGGCGATGCGGAGATGTCCGAGCAGGAATTGATCGATATTCATCTGAGCGGATACACCCAGGCCATCGACGCCGGAATCCTGACGATCATGCCGTCGTTTTCCAGTTGGAACGGGGTCAAGGTGACGGGCAATCGGTCATTGCTGACCGACGTCCTGCGTGGTCCGCTCGGCTTCAAGGGCTTCACGATCGGCGACTGGAACGCCCATGGTCAGTTGCCGGGATGTTCGAATACCAGCTGCGCCCTGGCGTTCAACTCGGGCCTCGACATGTTCATGGCGCCGGATAGCTGGCGAGGCCTGTACGACAACACGCTCGCTCAGGTGCGTTCCGGCGAAATCCCTATGCAGCGGCTGGATGAGGCGGTGACGCGGATACTTCGCGTCAAGGTGAAACTGGGCCTGTTCGATGCGAAGCGGCATGAGATCGCAGGGCGTCTCGATCTGCTCAACACCAACGAGCATCGCGCGCTTGCCCGAGAAGCGGTGCGCAAGTCCATCGTGCTTCTGAAAAACGAAGGTTCGGTTCTGCCCATTCGTCCCGGGGCGCGGGTTCTGGTCGCTGGGCCGGCCGCGGACGATATCGGTCGGGCGTCCGGCGGATGGACCATCAGCTGGCAGGGCACGGGCAACAAGAACACCGACTTCCCGCTGGGCCAGTCGGTCTTCGGCGGCATAGAGGAATCGGTCCGCGAAATCGGCGGTCGCGCAAATCTGAGCGGTGACGGCAGTTTCAGCGAGAAACCCGACGTCGCCATCGTCGTCTTCTCCGAGCAGCCCTATGCCGAAACCCTGGGGGATGTGCGGAACCTGGAGTATCGGCCTGAGGAACCCCTGGCCATCCTGCGACGTCTGAAGGCGGCGGGCATACCGACCGTGTCGGTCTTCCTGTCCGGACGCCCCTTGTGGGTCAATCCCGAGCTCAACGCATCCGACGCCTTCGTCGCGGGATGGCTGCCAGGCAGTCAGGCGGGCGCCGTGGGCGAGGTGCTGGTGGCCGGGCGCGACGGCAAGCCCCGCAATGACTTCGTCGGGCGCCTGTCGTTCTCATGGCCCAGGACGGCGGTCGGAGAGCCGCTGAACATCGGCCAGCCAAACTATGATCCGCTGTTCGCCTATGGATACGGCCTGACATATCGGACGCCTGGTCATGTCGGCGCTCTGTCCGAAGAATCCGGCGTGGCGCCGGTCATCGTCAATCTGGATCGGCTCTTTACGGGCGGCGGCGCCCAGGCCCCCTGGACGCTCACATTTCGAGACATGGCCGGCGTCACCGAACTGGGGACCGAGGCCCTGACCACGCCCCAGGGCGTGGTCTATGCCAAGGTTGATTCCAGCGCGCAGGAGGACGGTTTTTCCCTGACCCTGCCGCAAGGCGGAATGGTCCAGATCGCCGGTGACGCCAGTGACTTCTCGCCCGTGGCGGAACGGGCGCTGACGTTCAGGCTGCGGCTGGATGCGGCGCCGGCGGCGTCAATGATGGTCGGCATGGGCTTCTCGTTGCTCGATCTTCAGCCCTTGCTGCCGGGCGTCGGCGAATGGAAGACCCTCTCGATACCCCTGTCATGCCTGACGGCGGCTGGCGTCGATCTGTCCTCGGTGGATCACCCCTTCACCCTGATGACCATGGGACCGGCGCGCCTCTCGCTCGCCGACATCGTGATTGCGGCGCCCGCGCCGGGCGCCGTCTGTCCGCCGGTCGCAAGAATGGGCCTGTGA
- a CDS encoding LysR family transcriptional regulator, with translation MTFDLRNLQHFIAVADNGSFTGAADARALSQPALSRAIRLLEEDLNARLFDREGREINLTPAGLRLLPIARRLVREAELGLHDMQAFIQGSRGRVVVAALPSLAATLLPDALAAFRDAHPDIDVQVLDRLAGEVIAAVNEGHADVGLTIRPTDPSELRFNHLLDDPFCLVRSQDGEPVPESVSWAELASAPFIAMAKNTSVRETTDRAFAEAGKAPRPLFECSHVATVGALVAKGFGETALPALTLSHLASDRLAWAPLVLPMVCRDIGLVTRPDRVSTQARQFADLIMSQRAT, from the coding sequence ATGACGTTCGACCTGCGCAACCTTCAGCATTTCATCGCCGTAGCCGATAACGGCAGCTTCACCGGAGCGGCGGATGCGCGCGCTCTGTCCCAACCCGCTCTCAGCCGCGCCATCCGGCTGCTTGAGGAGGATCTGAACGCCCGCCTGTTCGATCGCGAAGGGCGCGAGATCAACTTGACGCCGGCCGGGCTTCGCCTGCTTCCGATCGCGCGCCGTCTGGTGCGGGAGGCCGAACTGGGCCTTCATGACATGCAGGCCTTCATTCAGGGCTCACGCGGGCGGGTGGTCGTCGCGGCCCTGCCCTCTCTGGCAGCAACCCTGCTGCCCGACGCCTTGGCCGCCTTCAGGGACGCCCATCCTGACATCGACGTCCAGGTTCTGGACAGACTGGCCGGCGAGGTGATCGCTGCGGTCAACGAGGGTCACGCCGACGTCGGGTTGACGATCCGGCCGACCGATCCGTCAGAACTGCGTTTCAACCACCTTCTGGACGATCCGTTCTGTCTTGTGCGGAGCCAGGATGGCGAACCCGTTCCAGAGAGCGTGAGTTGGGCCGAGCTCGCTTCGGCGCCCTTCATCGCCATGGCGAAAAATACGAGCGTGCGCGAAACCACAGACCGCGCCTTCGCCGAGGCCGGCAAGGCCCCCCGCCCGCTTTTTGAATGCAGTCACGTCGCGACCGTCGGCGCCCTGGTGGCCAAGGGATTCGGCGAGACGGCCCTGCCTGCGCTGACCCTCAGCCATCTGGCCAGCGACCGACTGGCCTGGGCGCCTCTGGTGCTGCCCATGGTCTGCCGCGACATCGGCCTGGTGACGCGTCCGGACCGCGTTTCAACGCAGGCGCGCCAGTTTGCGGACCTGATCATGTCGCAACGGGCGACATGA
- a CDS encoding S8 family peptidase — translation MAEPNDFDKRDKPHIAIDAWRESVGYEFPQRAQQRKPLRDDYVAHGRALLEQLAAALPPPPAPDADTRTRLNGLQPGTLIAVGTLAPDENARTKAVKMPTGFDFTAQDIVVLRSERRDDRTEGAIVFVPDTSQAYLRSRVAGYGNANLGNAKRPDVDRFEVVETIAATTAASLFAVEIDPNGPAIWWELWARQSVADGVAVAARAREFDVHGERLYFPDTTVVLVHARPADLLLFAQQTPGAIAEIRPATGTICPFLERGDTVVGQADFVADLTGRVSAPSAEAPLVGLLDTGVAGEHPLIAPGLAGAYAYDDAWGVDDHIGGGGHGTGMSSLILYGDLSFSMQDNRAVDLTHGVVSMKLLPPGGMPPNAPQHYGLITQGAIAQVEIAHGVAVRTFCMAVTTDEFAPERPSAWSGALDQIAAGSSVGDAGDPSLPAHDRPKRLLVVSAGNVEGGMRDFVTAHHPIEDPAQSWNALTVGGYTTLDRLAAEDGNKTAVAPANTVSPFSRSSDMLPDDLTPIKPEVLFEAGNMLADAADFCGWSPSVSLLSAGNDVAVEPLTPIWATSAATGIAGNFLGQLEATLPGLWPETYRALTVQSANWPAPIKTALVGRGAHWSSGRAVATKAAKQKLLRRVGYGVPDVSRTTASAMNDLTLTAQAELQPFALSQNGGSAVYNDMHFYDLPWPREALQQLENTIVTMKVTLSYFIEPNLTGRAATRPDTYRSFGLRFRIKKRGETTEQFRARVNAAQEHDGDAADGEADYWLLGPNAISAGSLHCDLWRGHAVDLALHDAIAIVPVGGWWKSHLGQRRVTDRCRYSLTVTISAPGQEIDLHSEVMALVEAKAAEIEV, via the coding sequence ATGGCCGAGCCAAACGACTTCGACAAGCGAGATAAGCCCCACATCGCGATAGACGCGTGGCGGGAGAGTGTCGGCTATGAGTTTCCGCAACGCGCACAGCAGCGTAAGCCGCTGCGTGATGACTACGTCGCACATGGACGGGCGCTGCTCGAGCAACTCGCGGCCGCCTTGCCGCCGCCACCGGCTCCGGACGCCGACACCCGAACTCGGCTCAATGGTCTTCAACCCGGTACACTTATCGCGGTCGGCACCCTCGCGCCCGACGAGAACGCACGCACCAAGGCTGTGAAGATGCCGACCGGGTTCGACTTCACAGCTCAAGACATCGTCGTCCTCCGATCGGAACGACGAGATGATCGAACCGAGGGCGCGATCGTCTTTGTCCCTGATACCTCGCAGGCCTACCTCAGGAGTCGGGTCGCGGGCTACGGGAACGCCAACCTCGGGAATGCCAAGCGGCCGGACGTTGATCGGTTCGAAGTCGTGGAGACCATCGCCGCCACGACCGCGGCCTCCCTGTTTGCGGTCGAAATCGATCCGAATGGGCCGGCGATCTGGTGGGAACTCTGGGCCCGGCAGTCGGTCGCGGACGGCGTTGCCGTCGCCGCTCGCGCACGGGAGTTCGATGTGCACGGCGAGCGCCTGTATTTCCCCGACACGACTGTAGTCCTTGTCCACGCGCGGCCTGCTGATCTTCTTCTTTTCGCGCAGCAGACGCCGGGGGCCATCGCTGAGATCCGGCCCGCCACGGGCACCATCTGTCCCTTCCTTGAACGCGGCGACACCGTTGTCGGTCAGGCGGACTTCGTCGCGGACCTGACGGGGCGCGTAAGCGCGCCGAGTGCAGAAGCGCCACTAGTCGGTCTGCTGGATACCGGGGTCGCCGGTGAACACCCTCTGATCGCACCCGGCTTGGCCGGAGCCTATGCCTACGACGACGCCTGGGGTGTCGATGACCATATCGGCGGCGGCGGTCACGGGACCGGGATGAGTAGCCTGATCCTCTATGGCGACCTCTCGTTTTCCATGCAGGACAACCGGGCCGTTGACCTGACCCATGGCGTCGTTTCCATGAAGCTCCTGCCGCCAGGCGGGATGCCGCCGAACGCGCCCCAACATTATGGCCTTATCACCCAAGGCGCGATCGCCCAGGTCGAGATCGCACACGGCGTTGCCGTGCGAACCTTCTGCATGGCGGTGACCACCGACGAGTTCGCGCCCGAGCGGCCCTCGGCGTGGAGCGGCGCTCTCGATCAGATCGCAGCGGGATCTTCCGTCGGCGACGCCGGAGATCCGTCCCTGCCTGCCCACGACCGGCCAAAACGGTTGCTTGTCGTGTCTGCCGGAAACGTCGAGGGCGGAATGCGGGACTTCGTGACCGCTCACCATCCGATCGAAGACCCAGCCCAAAGCTGGAACGCTTTGACTGTGGGTGGCTACACCACCTTGGACCGGCTGGCGGCCGAGGATGGAAACAAGACGGCGGTCGCCCCCGCCAATACGGTCAGCCCCTTCTCGCGCAGCTCCGACATGCTGCCAGACGACCTGACCCCGATCAAACCCGAGGTGCTGTTCGAGGCCGGCAACATGCTGGCCGATGCGGCGGACTTCTGCGGTTGGAGTCCTTCGGTGTCCCTGCTGAGCGCCGGGAATGATGTCGCGGTCGAACCCCTGACGCCGATCTGGGCGACGAGCGCCGCGACAGGGATTGCCGGCAATTTCCTCGGACAGCTTGAAGCGACTCTACCCGGCTTGTGGCCTGAAACCTATCGCGCACTCACGGTCCAGTCCGCCAATTGGCCCGCGCCAATCAAAACGGCCCTGGTGGGGCGTGGCGCGCACTGGAGTTCGGGCAGAGCGGTGGCCACAAAGGCGGCCAAGCAGAAGCTTCTGCGCCGCGTCGGCTACGGCGTGCCGGACGTGTCGCGCACCACGGCCTCGGCCATGAATGATCTGACACTGACCGCGCAGGCAGAGCTCCAACCGTTTGCCCTGTCCCAGAACGGCGGGTCTGCCGTCTACAACGATATGCACTTCTACGACCTGCCGTGGCCCCGTGAGGCCTTGCAGCAGTTGGAGAACACGATCGTCACGATGAAGGTGACGCTCTCCTATTTCATAGAGCCCAACCTGACCGGCCGGGCTGCGACACGACCAGATACCTATCGCTCCTTCGGCCTGCGCTTTCGCATCAAGAAGCGTGGTGAGACGACCGAGCAGTTCCGGGCGCGTGTCAACGCGGCTCAGGAACACGACGGTGACGCTGCCGACGGTGAGGCTGACTATTGGCTGTTGGGGCCGAACGCGATCTCGGCAGGGTCACTCCACTGCGATCTATGGCGAGGCCACGCGGTCGATCTGGCGCTGCATGACGCCATCGCCATCGTTCCCGTCGGTGGTTGGTGGAAATCCCATCTGGGCCAACGGCGAGTCACCGACCGTTGCCGTTACAGTCTGACTGTCACCATCTCGGCACCGGGGCAGGAGATTGACCTGCACAGCGAGGTAATGGCGTTAGTGGAAGCCAAGGCGGCCGAGATCGAAGTCTAA
- a CDS encoding ATP-binding protein — protein MVDNALSFSAEGQRVTVRLDKDGWVRVRDQGPGIPKEQIKDLFEPFTRFSTGRSGYGLGLAIVKAVVERHDGAVEVKAAEAGGAEVSLRFSPATPG, from the coding sequence GTGGTCGACAACGCCTTGTCCTTCTCGGCCGAAGGCCAGAGGGTCACGGTCAGGCTGGACAAGGACGGCTGGGTGCGCGTTCGCGATCAGGGTCCGGGCATTCCCAAGGAGCAGATCAAGGACCTGTTCGAACCCTTCACCCGCTTTTCGACCGGGCGCAGCGGCTATGGCCTCGGCCTCGCCATCGTCAAGGCTGTCGTCGAACGCCATGACGGCGCCGTTGAGGTCAAGGCGGCGGAGGCCGGCGGGGCCGAGGTGTCGCTGCGTTTCTCGCCCGCGACGCCGGGCTGA
- a CDS encoding helix-turn-helix transcriptional regulator has protein sequence MERLGRDLRGARLRRRMAIADLAVRAGTSPSTLTRLEKGDAGVGLGTLADVLVALGLVDRLADLIDIRSDDLGLALSEERLLKRGRSSSARLRRAVSSDAKAAGAGTDIVDPDGAAF, from the coding sequence TTGGAACGTCTGGGCCGCGATCTGCGGGGAGCCCGGCTGCGACGCCGTATGGCCATTGCGGACTTGGCCGTGCGGGCGGGAACCTCGCCGAGCACCCTGACGCGCCTCGAGAAAGGCGACGCCGGCGTAGGGCTCGGGACCCTAGCCGATGTTCTCGTCGCCCTGGGCCTTGTCGATCGGCTTGCCGATCTGATCGACATCCGGTCCGACGATCTCGGCCTGGCGCTTTCCGAGGAACGCCTGCTCAAGCGCGGACGATCGTCCAGCGCGCGCCTGCGCAGGGCCGTATCCTCGGATGCGAAGGCGGCGGGCGCGGGAACGGACATCGTGGATCCGGACGGGGCGGCCTTCTGA
- a CDS encoding type II toxin-antitoxin system HipA family toxin, which yields MTDFSAQVSLGESLVRIGRLRFTHAGPRQFSNFTYDPDWVEDERAFALQPDLPLDGASFYASGQPGHMRDALAGVFSDGAPDTWGRRLLERAYGAGLSEFEYLTLSDDTCRQGALRFLDEEGEVIRGAAEAVPRLVDLEAITQIARAYEQGQDISAADMQALAGAGGSGGARPKANVQDGDALWLAKFTSAHDQAPIERVEVATLRLARACGIRTPEVRLELAGSTFPVALIQRFDRRGRARIPYISARTALLKTGAELGAYTEIVDFIRSWGADPAADFRELYLRLIFTILVSNKDDHLKNHGFLYVGGQRWRLSPAFDINPAPDRNPHLETAIMEGGTHDRSILLALKASAFFEIPKQEAKTMIRAAAEQIARRWREAFREVGVTGDLARAYESAFDHAEADLALGL from the coding sequence ATGACGGACTTTTCAGCGCAGGTCTCGCTCGGCGAAAGTCTGGTCCGGATCGGACGGCTGCGTTTCACCCATGCCGGACCGCGTCAGTTCTCCAACTTCACCTATGACCCGGACTGGGTCGAGGATGAACGGGCCTTCGCGCTTCAGCCTGATCTCCCTTTGGATGGCGCATCCTTCTACGCATCGGGACAACCGGGTCACATGAGGGATGCTCTGGCCGGCGTCTTCTCGGATGGGGCGCCGGACACCTGGGGGCGACGTCTGCTCGAGCGGGCCTACGGCGCCGGCCTGTCGGAATTTGAATACCTCACCCTGTCGGACGACACCTGCCGACAGGGCGCCCTGCGTTTCCTGGATGAGGAAGGCGAGGTTATTCGAGGCGCGGCCGAGGCGGTGCCCCGTCTGGTCGATCTGGAAGCGATTACACAGATCGCGCGGGCCTATGAACAGGGGCAGGACATCTCCGCCGCCGACATGCAGGCCCTTGCGGGCGCGGGCGGCTCCGGTGGCGCTCGCCCCAAGGCCAATGTCCAGGACGGAGACGCGCTCTGGTTGGCGAAGTTCACTTCGGCCCACGATCAGGCCCCGATCGAGCGGGTCGAGGTGGCGACGCTGCGTCTGGCTCGGGCCTGTGGGATCCGGACGCCGGAGGTGCGTCTGGAACTGGCGGGCAGCACCTTTCCCGTGGCTCTCATCCAGAGGTTTGATCGGCGCGGTAGAGCGCGCATCCCCTATATCTCTGCGCGCACCGCTCTTCTGAAGACCGGCGCCGAACTCGGAGCCTATACGGAAATCGTCGACTTCATCCGCAGCTGGGGCGCCGATCCTGCAGCGGATTTTCGCGAGCTCTATCTGCGCCTGATATTCACTATCCTGGTCTCTAACAAGGACGACCATCTCAAGAACCATGGCTTCCTCTATGTCGGCGGCCAGCGCTGGCGTCTGTCACCGGCCTTCGACATCAATCCCGCGCCGGACCGAAACCCTCACCTAGAGACGGCGATCATGGAAGGCGGAACGCACGACCGGTCTATCCTCCTGGCCCTGAAAGCCAGCGCCTTCTTCGAGATACCGAAACAGGAGGCCAAGACCATGATCCGAGCGGCCGCCGAGCAGATCGCCCGGCGTTGGCGTGAGGCGTTTCGCGAGGTCGGCGTCACCGGGGACTTGGCCCGCGCCTATGAGTCTGCTTTCGATCACGCCGAGGCCGATCTTGCCTTAGGCTTGTAA